One Staphylococcus simiae genomic region harbors:
- a CDS encoding DUF4440 domain-containing protein, whose amino-acid sequence MIKLEHYHLNANNRRSNKYLNILHKDFKEIGKSGKIYTKDELTNKGAIPAFNYKIEQFDQINLTEDTLHCIYLLNNIDNNELTRRSSIWKLESDEWKLFFIKGQ is encoded by the coding sequence TTGATCAAGTTAGAACATTATCATTTAAATGCTAATAATAGAAGAAGCAACAAATATTTAAACATTCTGCATAAAGATTTTAAAGAGATAGGTAAATCTGGAAAAATATATACAAAAGATGAATTGACTAACAAAGGAGCTATTCCTGCTTTTAATTATAAAATTGAACAATTTGATCAAATAAATTTAACAGAAGATACCTTACATTGTATCTATCTTTTAAATAATATAGATAATAACGAATTGACTAGACGAAGTTCTATTTGGAAATTGGAATCTGATGAATGGAAGTTATTTTTCATCAAGGGACAATAG
- a CDS encoding cold-shock protein, protein MNNGTVKWFNAEKGFGFIEREDGNDVFVHFSAIAEDGYKSLEEGQKVEFDIVEGDRGEQAANVVKM, encoded by the coding sequence ATGAATAACGGTACAGTTAAATGGTTTAATGCAGAAAAAGGTTTTGGTTTCATCGAAAGAGAAGATGGTAACGACGTATTCGTACATTTCTCAGCAATCGCTGAAGATGGATACAAATCATTAGAAGAAGGCCAAAAAGTTGAATTCGACATCGTTGAAGGCGACCGTGGCGAACAAGCAGCAAACGTAGTTAAAATGTAA
- the lnsA gene encoding lipoprotein N-acylation protein LnsA: MLLCSLPFIINQTVMSADKSIDTSHDDFKLQPGDIIITKGPVLYGFFGHSSIAIDNKNILQIEGPGDKPMTQSFDSFKYIYASGKNDWMKVYRCTKPGAGQKAATWVKDNYENTDHRYLVTLNLNSKNFTYCTKIIYQAYKFGVSKDAVKSHSLYIISPYAITDNFTKDYKLKLVKSYNNN; encoded by the coding sequence ATGTTATTATGTAGTTTACCTTTTATTATTAATCAAACCGTCATGTCTGCTGACAAAAGTATCGATACTAGTCATGATGATTTCAAATTGCAACCTGGCGACATTATTATTACTAAAGGTCCAGTGCTATATGGTTTCTTTGGTCATAGCAGTATTGCTATAGATAATAAAAATATTTTGCAAATTGAAGGTCCTGGTGATAAACCAATGACGCAGTCTTTTGATTCATTTAAATATATCTATGCTTCTGGGAAAAATGATTGGATGAAAGTCTATCGTTGTACAAAACCTGGAGCCGGCCAAAAAGCTGCAACATGGGTTAAAGATAATTATGAAAATACAGATCATCGCTATTTAGTTACTTTAAATTTGAATAGCAAAAATTTTACATATTGTACAAAAATTATTTATCAAGCCTATAAATTTGGTGTTAGTAAAGATGCTGTCAAAAGTCATAGTTTATACATCATTTCACCTTATGCTATCACAGATAATTTCACTAAGGACTATAAGTTAAAATTAGTTAAAAGCTACAATAACAACTAA
- the tsaT gene encoding type II toxin-antitoxin system toxin TsaT, producing MSLHFIALFWLSLIFLVCGTVILILMRTSKKESKKESYLSFTVVFYIFGFAILIYTLLFGIL from the coding sequence ATGAGTTTACATTTTATTGCATTATTCTGGTTATCACTTATATTTTTAGTATGTGGTACAGTTATTCTAATTCTTATGCGTACTTCCAAAAAAGAATCTAAAAAAGAATCTTATTTAAGTTTCACTGTAGTGTTTTATATTTTTGGTTTTGCTATATTAATTTATACGCTATTATTCGGCATATTATAA
- the tsaA gene encoding type II toxin-antitoxin system antitoxin TsaA codes for MKISKLSSINLILTIIFALFNIVITYNQHWDNNLWLLPGIIICSIVLITTFIIAMIAKDLLSELLFLINIVLTLYYIYPIFYDLIN; via the coding sequence ATGAAAATATCAAAATTGAGTAGTATTAATTTGATCCTAACTATTATCTTTGCCTTATTTAATATAGTAATTACCTACAATCAACATTGGGATAACAATCTTTGGTTGCTACCTGGCATTATCATATGCAGTATTGTTTTAATTACTACTTTTATCATAGCAATGATCGCCAAAGATTTATTAAGCGAGTTACTCTTTTTAATTAACATTGTATTGACACTCTACTATATATATCCAATTTTTTATGATCTTATTAATTAA
- a CDS encoding IS3 family transposase (programmed frameshift) — MKRVSYSLETKNKAIEMKSAGYTSKQIMETLNIRNRTQVDTWWRWYRNGESYRFSQQVGKQYSYGKGIEELSELERLELELKRKDVELDIFKKVQRIGKEVVPVVVIELVEELKDKYSTKMILEVLNIPKSTFYRWKKNQNKIDFITEKVIELCEENNYTYGYRKITALINQSSSVPVNHKRIQRIMQENNLNCRVRPKKAKKAGSAYYKTDNLLQRQFKANQPMKLLTTDITYLPFGNSMLYLSSIMDLYNGEIVAYKIGSKQDQNLVNETLNQLDIPEGCILHSDQGSVYTSYSYYHLCEEKGIVRSMSRKGTPADNAPIESFHSSLKCETFYLNNELSSSNNIVIDIVEKYIDYYNKFRIQQKLGYFSPIDFRKLAA, encoded by the exons ATGAAAAGAGTATCTTATTCATTAGAAACTAAAAATAAAGCTATTGAAATGAAAAGTGCTGGTTATACTTCAAAACAAATTATGGAGACCTTAAATATTAGAAATAGAACACAGGTCGATACATGGTGGCGTTGGTATCGAAATGGAGAAAGTTATAGATTTTCTCAACAAGTAGGAAAACAGTACAGTTATGGCAAGGGTATTGAAGAATTAAGTGAATTAGAAAGACTAGAATTAGAGCTTAAAAGAAAAGATGTTGAATTGGACATTT TTAAAAAAGTACAAAGAATTGGAAAGGAAGTGGTTCCAGTAGTAGTTATAGAATTAGTAGAAGAATTGAAGGATAAGTATTCAACCAAAATGATACTTGAGGTTTTAAACATACCTAAATCAACATTTTATAGATGGAAAAAGAACCAAAATAAAATAGATTTTATTACTGAAAAAGTCATTGAATTATGTGAAGAAAACAACTATACCTACGGTTATCGAAAGATTACAGCGCTAATTAATCAATCATCTTCTGTACCTGTTAATCATAAACGAATTCAGAGAATTATGCAGGAGAACAATTTGAATTGTCGAGTTAGACCTAAAAAGGCTAAAAAAGCTGGATCTGCTTATTATAAAACAGATAATTTATTACAAAGACAATTTAAAGCTAATCAACCAATGAAGTTACTAACTACTGACATTACTTATTTACCATTCGGTAATTCAATGTTGTATTTATCTTCGATTATGGATCTTTACAATGGAGAGATTGTGGCATATAAAATAGGATCTAAACAGGATCAAAATTTAGTTAACGAAACATTAAATCAACTAGATATACCCGAGGGTTGTATACTACATAGCGATCAGGGAAGTGTGTATACATCGTATTCTTACTATCACTTATGCGAAGAAAAAGGCATTGTCAGAAGCATGTCCCGTAAGGGAACACCTGCTGACAATGCCCCGATAGAAAGTTTCCATTCCTCGCTAAAGTGTGAAACCTTTTATCTCAACAATGAGCTTAGTAGCTCTAATAACATTGTAATCGATATTGTGGAAAAATACATTGATTATTATAATAAATTTAGAATTCAACAAAAACTAGGCTACTTTTCTCCTATAGATTTTAGAAAATTAGCAGCCTAG
- a CDS encoding sterile alpha motif-like domain-containing protein — MTFYNFIMGFENDNTPFGKLAHHISEDKQFPKTEKNNSAIRAYVISNYKDQQLIEMTNRAISIYMIS; from the coding sequence ATGACTTTCTATAATTTCATCATGGGATTTGAAAATGACAATACACCATTCGGAAAATTAGCACATCATATTAGCGAAGATAAGCAATTTCCTAAAACAGAAAAAAATAATAGTGCCATAAGAGCATATGTGATTTCTAACTATAAAGACCAACAATTAATTGAAATGACAAATCGAGCGATTAGTATATATATGATAAGTTAA
- a CDS encoding histidine phosphatase family protein: MTKTLYLMRHGQTLFNFKGIIQGAGDSPLTELGISQAKKAKQYFDNLGITFDSFYSSTQERASDTLENVVPGTEYIRLKGLKEWHFGMFEGETVHLFDNMVQPDDLFGDRMVPFGGESKEQVATRLVATMKDIMTNTSENALVVSHGTAIALFLRQYLNIEQAVKYNIGNCNILKFEYDDTNNNFEFIELIDPVI; this comes from the coding sequence GTGACTAAAACATTATACTTAATGCGTCATGGTCAAACTTTATTTAATTTTAAAGGAATTATTCAAGGGGCTGGGGACTCTCCATTAACAGAACTTGGAATTAGTCAGGCAAAGAAGGCTAAACAATATTTCGATAATTTGGGGATAACTTTCGATAGTTTCTATTCATCAACACAAGAACGTGCAAGTGATACTTTGGAAAATGTAGTTCCTGGAACAGAATACATACGCTTAAAAGGACTTAAAGAATGGCATTTTGGCATGTTCGAAGGTGAGACAGTTCATCTTTTCGACAATATGGTTCAACCAGATGATTTATTTGGTGATCGCATGGTGCCATTTGGAGGCGAATCAAAAGAGCAAGTTGCTACTAGATTAGTTGCTACTATGAAAGATATTATGACAAATACTTCTGAAAATGCATTAGTCGTCAGTCATGGTACAGCAATAGCGCTATTTTTAAGACAATATTTAAATATTGAACAAGCGGTAAAATATAATATAGGCAATTGTAATATATTAAAATTCGAATATGATGATACTAACAATAACTTTGAATTTATAGAATTAATTGATCCAGTAATATAA
- a CDS encoding LysE/ArgO family amino acid transporter has protein sequence MVAAIIHGLLLAIGLILPLGAQNVFIFNQGANQSKLRYALPAIITAGLSDSLLITIAVIGISLILMSLPVLQAVIYMIGLIFLCYMAWTLWFEKPHNNQDNESLSAFKQISFALSVSLLNPHAIMDTIGVIGSSAAVYEGNNKVAFTLACIAVSWLWFILLAILGKVVGSFDKSGKLLILVNKISSIIIIIVALMIFQKLIYLFV, from the coding sequence ATGGTAGCTGCAATTATTCACGGACTATTACTAGCTATTGGTTTGATATTACCTTTAGGCGCTCAAAATGTTTTTATCTTTAATCAAGGTGCCAATCAATCTAAATTACGTTATGCCCTTCCTGCAATTATTACTGCAGGTTTGTCAGATAGTTTATTAATTACTATCGCCGTTATTGGAATTTCTCTAATTTTAATGTCATTACCTGTTTTACAGGCTGTAATTTACATGATAGGTTTAATATTCTTGTGTTATATGGCCTGGACATTGTGGTTTGAAAAGCCTCACAACAATCAAGACAACGAATCATTGTCAGCCTTTAAACAAATTAGTTTTGCTTTATCCGTATCATTGTTGAATCCACATGCGATCATGGATACTATTGGCGTCATTGGAAGTAGCGCAGCTGTATATGAAGGTAATAACAAAGTTGCTTTTACGCTAGCTTGTATTGCTGTTTCTTGGTTGTGGTTTATATTGCTCGCCATATTAGGTAAAGTTGTTGGTTCTTTTGACAAAAGTGGTAAGTTATTAATTTTAGTTAATAAAATATCTAGCATCATCATTATTATTGTTGCTTTAATGATTTTTCAAAAATTAATATATTTATTCGTTTAG